A window of the Dehalococcoidia bacterium genome harbors these coding sequences:
- the dnaN gene encoding DNA polymerase III subunit beta encodes MRITCLQENLNRALGIVGKAIATRTTLPITNHILISVDQSRLKLAATNLEIAISCWIGAQIEEEGSIAIPAGLLIDFVNSLPSEKIEMTVAPETLTMELKCAKFEARISGQKADEFPPIPRVGEGITARVAPHPLRTAINQVIFAAAMDDSRPVLTGSYAHLRGDKLTLAAADGFRLAVHTLPLAAPIEQEVGIIIPSRSLRELDRLLRDQDEPVELTINPQRSQILFRLKSAEIVSQLIQGTFPNYGQLIPQGYTTRAMVNVAEFLRVTKSASVFARDGSGIVRLTLTPSNGLPTGRIVVTARAEEVGDNLGEIEAVIEGKDSKIAFNSKYLMDVFGVLNDEQVAFETTNPSSPGVFRPIGDDDWVQVIMPMFVQW; translated from the coding sequence ATGCGTATAACATGTCTTCAGGAAAATCTTAATCGGGCTCTAGGGATAGTCGGAAAAGCAATAGCTACCCGAACCACCTTGCCAATCACAAACCATATCCTTATCAGCGTAGACCAATCCCGCCTGAAACTGGCAGCCACCAACCTTGAGATTGCCATCAGTTGCTGGATCGGGGCACAGATAGAGGAAGAAGGATCTATCGCCATCCCGGCAGGACTTCTGATCGATTTTGTGAACTCCCTGCCGAGTGAAAAGATAGAGATGACTGTCGCTCCCGAAACCCTGACAATGGAGCTCAAGTGCGCCAAATTTGAAGCTCGCATCAGCGGACAGAAGGCTGATGAATTTCCCCCGATTCCAAGGGTGGGGGAAGGAATAACGGCAAGAGTAGCCCCTCATCCTTTGCGAACCGCTATAAACCAGGTCATCTTTGCAGCCGCAATGGACGACTCCAGACCAGTCCTTACCGGAAGCTATGCACACCTCCGCGGAGACAAACTGACGCTTGCTGCTGCTGATGGCTTCCGATTAGCGGTGCATACCCTGCCTTTGGCTGCGCCAATCGAGCAGGAAGTGGGCATCATCATCCCATCGCGTTCCCTGAGAGAACTGGATCGGCTTCTTCGAGATCAGGATGAGCCTGTTGAATTAACAATTAATCCGCAAAGAAGCCAGATACTTTTCCGCCTCAAGAGTGCGGAGATCGTCTCGCAACTCATACAGGGCACATTTCCTAATTACGGTCAACTCATTCCCCAAGGCTACACCACTCGAGCCATGGTGAATGTGGCAGAATTCCTCCGGGTTACCAAGAGCGCATCGGTCTTCGCCCGCGATGGGAGCGGCATTGTGCGGCTTACGCTAACACCCAGCAATGGACTTCCCACCGGAAGGATCGTGGTCACTGCTCGGGCGGAAGAGGTGGGCGACAATCTCGGAGAAATCGAAGCCGTCATTGAAGGAAAAGATTCCAAAATCGCATTTAACAGCAAGTATCTGATGGACGTATTCGGCGTACTCAACGATGAGCAGGTGGCCTTCGAGACCACCAATCCTTCAAGCCCGGGGGTTTTTCGTCCCATAGGCGATGATGACTGGGTTCAGGTGATTATGCCGATGTTTGTTCAATGGTAA
- a CDS encoding acetate--CoA ligase family protein, translating to MSKKNEIIRIAKEDGRTSLTEVESKEIIAEAGIRVVETKLAKTKKEVVSIAKEMGFPVAMKIVSPDIIHKSDIGGVKLGIKNTTEATRAYSEIMAAANQKEPEARIYGVSVQKMSRPGVEVIMGMSKDAQFGPVLMFGLGGVFVEVLKDVSFRIVPLVPRDATQMIQEIKGYPVLKGYRGQEPANITSLEETLLKLSSFIEQTPEIRELDLNPMFAYPDGVIAVDARIILEPQIQ from the coding sequence GTGAGCAAGAAAAATGAAATCATCCGCATTGCCAAAGAAGATGGGCGGACATCTTTGACCGAAGTCGAATCCAAAGAGATCATCGCAGAGGCAGGAATAAGAGTAGTCGAAACCAAACTGGCCAAGACAAAAAAAGAGGTCGTCTCCATCGCTAAAGAGATGGGTTTCCCGGTAGCGATGAAGATCGTCTCTCCCGATATCATTCACAAGAGCGATATCGGGGGTGTTAAGCTGGGCATAAAGAACACGACGGAAGCAACCAGAGCCTACAGCGAGATCATGGCCGCTGCAAACCAAAAAGAGCCAGAGGCAAGGATATATGGCGTATCGGTCCAGAAGATGTCCCGTCCGGGCGTAGAAGTGATCATGGGCATGTCCAAGGACGCGCAGTTTGGGCCGGTGCTCATGTTTGGACTCGGTGGCGTCTTCGTGGAAGTACTCAAGGACGTTTCTTTCCGAATTGTTCCTTTAGTGCCAAGGGATGCCACCCAAATGATTCAAGAGATAAAAGGATATCCGGTACTCAAGGGATATAGAGGGCAAGAGCCGGCCAACATCACCAGCCTGGAAGAGACGCTGCTGAAACTTTCAAGCTTCATCGAACAGACGCCCGAGATCAGAGAGCTCGATCTTAATCCGATGTTCGCGTACCCTGATGGAGTGATAGCGGTGGATGCCAGAATAATACTTGAGCCCCAGATCCAATAA